A stretch of the uncultured Trichococcus sp. genome encodes the following:
- a CDS encoding energy-coupling factor transporter transmembrane component T, protein MKEWEQAKETWLHRVNPSLKLGMALLLCIAVLFVRNLEIMAFIGSGLLVLFLLFTGQPLKRILLLLIPFCAIFVSTASAMILFGKGETLWFEWGLIRITEESFLRGMLIGLRAMVFAVLGLTFALTTRPVNLFYSLMQQLRLDPKYAYSFMAALRLIPIMTEEFETIRNARKVRGSERVKGLQGILFKMKVYTIPLLSGSIRRAHRIAVAMEAKRFSGNESRTYYYKIGFSGNDFVFLAYMALLAVMSYGANHWIG, encoded by the coding sequence ATGAAGGAATGGGAACAAGCGAAAGAAACCTGGCTCCACCGTGTCAATCCCAGCTTGAAATTAGGCATGGCGCTGCTGCTCTGCATCGCTGTACTGTTTGTCCGCAATCTTGAGATTATGGCATTCATCGGCAGCGGGCTTTTGGTCCTGTTCCTGCTGTTCACGGGACAGCCGTTGAAGCGGATCTTATTGTTGTTGATCCCTTTCTGCGCTATTTTCGTGTCGACAGCCAGCGCCATGATCCTGTTCGGGAAAGGCGAAACGCTTTGGTTCGAATGGGGGCTGATCCGCATCACCGAGGAGAGTTTTTTGCGGGGTATGCTGATCGGCCTGCGCGCCATGGTCTTCGCCGTTTTGGGCTTGACCTTCGCATTGACGACCCGTCCGGTCAATTTATTCTATTCGCTGATGCAGCAGCTGCGGCTGGATCCGAAATACGCCTACAGCTTTATGGCGGCTCTGCGGTTGATCCCGATCATGACGGAAGAGTTCGAAACGATCCGCAATGCCCGCAAGGTGCGCGGCAGCGAAAGGGTGAAAGGCTTGCAGGGTATTCTCTTCAAGATGAAGGTCTACACGATTCCGTTGCTGTCAGGAAGCATCCGGCGGGCGCACCGCATCGCCGTGGCGATGGAAGCGAAACGGTTTTCCGGCAATGAGAGCCGGACCTATTATTATAAGATAGGTTTTTCCGGCAACGATTTTGTTTTCCTCGCCTATATGGCGCTGCTTGCGGTCATGAGTTATGGGGCGAATCATTGGATAGGTTGA
- a CDS encoding ATP-binding cassette domain-containing protein, which yields MEQQAYVEKLKLKFPGDAELLFRDLSFSVAEGEKVLLLGPSGCGKSTLLQVLSGLIPQSIEVPMKADKLVTPASWGYVFQDPDSQFCMPYVDEELAFVLENLSVPREEMAAKIDFALRQVGLELADSHIPIASLSGGMKQRLAIASVLALDPEVLFLDEPSAMLDPQGTEAIWEVLKKVCKDKTVVIVEHKIDHVLAFAERLILFDASGRIIADGPNEEIFSAHKEEMKEQGIWFPGVWDRHLAESPLQRERKNFRVQSPLMELRDFKGFRNGDTKIRGERLAAYPGEWIIIRGQNGAGKSTFLHAVMQFIRTSGDYELDGKPINKVKKLADRVAFVFQNPEYQFVANTVHEEMAYSLRLDGKGNSDIEKLVEGYLELFQLSGQREKNPFQLSMGQKRRLSVAATIIQGQRVILLDEPTFGLDSKNTFALLGFLESYRKKGAAILMVTHDETLSRNYGTTFWTVADGKIRDTTESATDMRTAFSADLRLEGGICG from the coding sequence ATGGAGCAGCAAGCGTATGTGGAAAAGCTGAAGCTGAAATTTCCCGGCGATGCCGAGTTGTTGTTCAGGGACCTTTCCTTTTCGGTCGCTGAAGGTGAAAAAGTGCTGCTTTTGGGTCCATCCGGCTGCGGAAAATCTACGCTGCTGCAGGTTTTGAGCGGGCTGATTCCGCAATCGATCGAAGTTCCGATGAAGGCCGATAAGCTTGTGACGCCGGCTTCCTGGGGCTATGTTTTCCAGGATCCGGACAGCCAATTCTGCATGCCCTACGTCGATGAGGAGCTCGCTTTCGTGCTCGAAAATCTTTCGGTTCCGCGCGAAGAGATGGCTGCCAAAATAGATTTTGCGCTCCGGCAAGTCGGTTTGGAACTGGCGGACAGCCATATCCCCATCGCAAGCCTTTCCGGCGGGATGAAGCAGCGGCTGGCGATCGCATCGGTGTTGGCCTTGGATCCGGAGGTGCTCTTTTTGGATGAGCCCTCCGCCATGCTCGATCCGCAAGGGACGGAAGCGATCTGGGAAGTCCTGAAGAAAGTCTGCAAGGACAAAACGGTCGTCATTGTGGAACACAAAATCGATCATGTCCTGGCATTCGCAGAACGGCTCATATTGTTCGATGCATCCGGCCGCATCATCGCCGACGGGCCGAACGAAGAAATCTTCTCGGCCCACAAGGAAGAAATGAAGGAACAGGGCATCTGGTTTCCGGGGGTATGGGACCGGCATCTGGCAGAATCGCCGCTGCAACGGGAGCGGAAGAACTTTAGGGTACAGAGTCCGCTGATGGAATTGCGCGATTTCAAGGGGTTCCGTAATGGGGATACAAAGATCCGCGGAGAAAGGTTGGCGGCCTATCCGGGTGAATGGATCATCATCCGCGGCCAGAATGGAGCCGGGAAAAGTACTTTCCTGCATGCCGTCATGCAGTTCATCAGAACGAGCGGTGATTATGAACTGGATGGAAAGCCAATCAATAAAGTGAAGAAGTTGGCCGACCGGGTCGCTTTCGTTTTCCAGAATCCGGAATACCAGTTCGTGGCGAATACGGTCCATGAAGAGATGGCCTATTCGCTGCGGCTGGACGGAAAGGGAAATTCGGATATCGAGAAGCTTGTGGAGGGATATCTGGAGCTTTTCCAATTGAGCGGGCAGCGGGAGAAAAATCCTTTCCAACTTTCGATGGGGCAAAAGCGCCGCCTGAGTGTAGCGGCGACGATCATCCAAGGACAGCGAGTGATCCTTTTGGATGAACCGACTTTCGGGCTGGATTCCAAAAACACTTTTGCCTTGCTGGGATTTTTGGAAAGTTACCGGAAAAAGGGCGCCGCCATCCTGATGGTGACGCACGATGAAACGCTCTCCCGGAACTACGGCACAACATTTTGGACGGTTGCTGATGGCAAAATCCGGGACACCACGGAATCGGCTACTGACATGCGGACTGCATTCTCCGCTGATTTGCGCTTGGAAGGGGGGATATGCGGATGA
- a CDS encoding ECF transporter S component yields MKKELKLTDILVTIVIAIAFGIVYILWGTVYYAVQPLGLHLDQLLYGMWFIAGTVAYFIIRKPGVALLAEIAAASGEFLLGSPWGLTVLLSGVVQGLFAELVFMAFRYKRFDLKVAALAASASCVGSLVVDALNGQIAELAPWNLELYLLARFAGSIFFAGVLAYYLAEVLEDTGVTNLVRPLSTEDFTDMD; encoded by the coding sequence ATGAAAAAAGAATTGAAGCTTACAGATATTTTGGTGACGATCGTCATCGCCATCGCTTTCGGAATCGTCTACATCCTATGGGGAACGGTCTATTACGCGGTGCAGCCGCTGGGTCTGCATCTTGATCAGTTGCTGTACGGCATGTGGTTCATCGCCGGTACCGTCGCCTATTTCATCATCCGCAAACCGGGTGTGGCGCTGTTGGCGGAAATCGCTGCGGCTTCAGGTGAATTCCTTTTGGGATCGCCGTGGGGGCTGACTGTCTTACTTTCCGGCGTGGTGCAGGGACTGTTTGCGGAATTGGTGTTCATGGCTTTCCGATACAAACGCTTTGACCTGAAGGTGGCCGCTTTGGCAGCCTCAGCCTCTTGCGTGGGTTCGCTGGTGGTGGATGCTTTGAACGGGCAGATCGCTGAACTGGCCCCTTGGAACTTGGAGCTGTACTTGCTGGCCCGTTTTGCCGGCTCGATTTTCTTTGCAGGGGTGTTGGCCTATTACTTGGCGGAAGTCCTGGAGGATACCGGCGTGACGAACCTTGTCCGCCCGCTTTCGACTGAAGATTTCACAGATATGGATTAA
- the tenA gene encoding thiaminase II, whose product MTFSAQIRQAVEPIWAASMKHPFVKGIGDGSLPLENFRFYIQQDSYYLTRFAKILALGAAKAPDIETTNQFADFAKHTYSAEIGLHEQFSERLGITAEEREFFRPAPTAYAYTSHLYHAGHSGRLGDVIAAVLPCYWLYAEIGDAFIDAAPEEPIYQEWIATYGGKDFQDRVDEQIAHLDRIAASATEADRERMKEHFIISSQYEYAFWEMAYRMETWPVPLEQ is encoded by the coding sequence ATGACATTTTCAGCACAAATCCGCCAAGCGGTCGAACCGATCTGGGCAGCCAGCATGAAGCATCCGTTCGTGAAAGGGATCGGGGACGGCAGCTTGCCGTTGGAGAATTTCCGTTTTTACATCCAACAGGATTCCTATTACCTGACGCGTTTCGCCAAAATTTTGGCGCTCGGCGCGGCCAAAGCACCGGACATCGAAACGACCAACCAGTTCGCCGATTTCGCGAAGCATACGTACAGCGCCGAAATCGGTCTGCATGAACAGTTTTCCGAAAGGCTAGGCATCACCGCGGAGGAAAGAGAATTTTTCAGGCCCGCACCGACCGCTTACGCCTACACATCCCATCTCTATCATGCCGGGCACTCGGGGCGTTTGGGGGATGTCATCGCCGCTGTATTGCCTTGCTACTGGCTCTATGCCGAGATCGGGGACGCCTTCATTGATGCGGCACCTGAAGAACCGATCTATCAGGAATGGATCGCTACCTATGGCGGGAAGGATTTTCAGGACCGGGTGGATGAGCAGATTGCGCATCTGGATAGGATTGCCGCATCTGCAACCGAAGCGGACCGCGAAAGGATGAAAGAGCATTTCATCATCAGCAGCCAGTACGAATACGCGTTTTGGGAAATGGCTTATCGCATGGAAACATGGCCGGTGCCGTTGGAGCAATGA
- a CDS encoding transaldolase family protein — translation MYIDSNDIKAIESFWKSGFLKGVTTNPTILSTGSGSRFKQLQDLLALEPTELFVQLLGTTSEEMFADYEAIKTFDANHRLSIKIPVTQAGLETIKKVKEDDPERAILGTLIYSADQGILAAVAGCDYLAPYVNRMLNNAIDPFKAIRSMRTFIDARGYKTKIMAASFKNSQQVIDSLESGAHTATIPPDVLNNMLNKDLALQALQVFEADGQALLVAYGE, via the coding sequence ATGTACATTGATTCGAACGACATCAAAGCTATCGAAAGTTTTTGGAAAAGCGGATTTTTGAAAGGAGTCACCACCAATCCGACGATTTTGTCGACCGGTTCCGGCAGTCGCTTCAAACAATTACAAGATTTATTGGCTTTGGAGCCGACGGAACTTTTTGTACAATTGCTGGGTACGACTTCTGAAGAAATGTTTGCCGATTATGAAGCAATAAAGACATTTGATGCAAATCACCGACTTTCGATAAAGATTCCCGTTACACAAGCAGGCTTGGAAACAATCAAAAAAGTGAAAGAGGACGATCCGGAAAGAGCGATCTTGGGCACGCTGATCTATTCTGCGGACCAGGGGATCTTGGCCGCTGTAGCCGGATGCGACTATCTGGCACCGTATGTGAACAGGATGCTGAACAATGCGATCGATCCATTCAAAGCGATCCGTTCGATGCGGACGTTCATCGATGCCAGAGGCTACAAGACCAAAATCATGGCAGCGAGCTTCAAAAATTCCCAACAAGTCATCGATTCTTTGGAGTCGGGCGCCCATACTGCCACGATCCCTCCGGATGTCCTGAACAATATGCTGAACAAAGATTTGGCATTGCAGGCACTGCAGGTTTTTGAAGCGGATGGACAAGCGTTGTTGGTTGCATATGGTGAATAG
- a CDS encoding PTS glucitol/sorbitol transporter subunit IIA, whose protein sequence is MSIYSTVVTEIGPNAKEFLAEDMMVLFGDDAPEALRPYCFLIEQNALEQDIQLGHALVIGEDSYRVTAVGDVVNKNLRDLGHITINFSGETVAELAGSLYVENKAVNEIAEGTVIKITETVG, encoded by the coding sequence ATGTCAATTTATTCAACGGTAGTCACAGAAATCGGACCTAACGCTAAGGAGTTTTTAGCTGAGGATATGATGGTATTGTTCGGAGACGATGCTCCGGAAGCATTGCGGCCTTATTGCTTCCTGATCGAACAAAATGCACTGGAGCAGGATATTCAACTAGGACACGCGTTGGTTATCGGCGAGGATAGTTATCGCGTCACAGCCGTGGGAGATGTCGTCAATAAAAATCTCAGGGATCTGGGGCACATCACCATCAACTTCAGCGGGGAAACAGTCGCTGAATTGGCAGGATCGCTGTATGTCGAAAACAAGGCAGTGAACGAAATCGCGGAAGGCACCGTCATCAAAATCACGGAAACTGTGGGGTAG
- a CDS encoding PTS glucitol/sorbitol transporter subunit IIB, which yields MTKYNSIKVEKGSGGWGGPLIITPTEQKHKFIYIVGGGEKPAIVDRIAELSGMEAVNGFKTSIPDDETALAIIDCGGTLRCGIYPQKGIPTINVVATGKSGPLAKYITEEIYVSNVGLNQIQVTGETVNVAAASVATAEPVAEEKVAYTTDKKLTQQNAEKGSVVAKIGLAAGKGIAIMLQSAREAVQTVLQTIIPFMAFVAMLIGIIQGSGIGNMFAKLMIPLAGNVWGLMVIGFICSLPILSPLLGPGAVIAQVIGTLIGVEIGKGNIEPSLALPALFAINTQNACDFIPVGLGLQEAEAKTVEVGVPSVLYSRFLNGVPRVFVAWLASFGLY from the coding sequence ATGACAAAATATAACAGCATCAAAGTCGAAAAAGGTTCCGGCGGCTGGGGCGGACCACTGATCATCACACCGACAGAGCAAAAACATAAATTCATCTACATCGTAGGCGGCGGGGAAAAGCCTGCTATCGTCGACCGAATCGCTGAACTTTCAGGGATGGAAGCTGTAAATGGATTCAAAACATCCATTCCGGATGATGAAACAGCCTTGGCTATCATCGACTGCGGCGGAACATTGAGATGCGGCATCTATCCTCAAAAAGGCATCCCGACAATCAACGTTGTTGCCACCGGTAAATCTGGTCCTTTGGCTAAATACATCACCGAAGAAATTTACGTTTCAAATGTTGGGTTGAATCAGATTCAAGTCACTGGCGAAACAGTAAATGTAGCGGCAGCAAGCGTAGCAACTGCAGAACCAGTGGCAGAAGAGAAAGTCGCTTATACTACAGACAAAAAACTGACGCAACAAAACGCCGAAAAAGGCAGCGTAGTGGCAAAAATCGGTTTGGCTGCGGGTAAAGGGATCGCCATCATGCTGCAATCAGCGCGTGAAGCGGTGCAGACAGTCTTGCAGACAATCATCCCCTTCATGGCCTTTGTAGCGATGCTGATCGGTATCATCCAGGGCAGCGGAATCGGCAATATGTTCGCGAAACTGATGATTCCATTGGCCGGCAATGTCTGGGGATTGATGGTCATCGGCTTCATCTGCTCCTTGCCTATCCTTTCTCCTCTATTGGGACCTGGCGCCGTAATCGCGCAAGTTATCGGAACATTGATCGGTGTTGAAATCGGTAAAGGCAATATCGAACCAAGCTTAGCTTTACCAGCTTTGTTCGCCATCAACACACAAAATGCTTGCGATTTCATTCCAGTCGGGTTAGGCTTGCAGGAAGCAGAAGCCAAAACAGTAGAAGTCGGCGTGCCATCCGTTCTTTATTCTCGATTCCTGAACGGTGTGCCCCGCGTATTCGTCGCTTGGTTAGCAAGCTTCGGATTGTATTAA
- a CDS encoding PTS glucitol/sorbitol transporter subunit IIC: MDFLVKGAESFIGLFQLGANTFMSWMTGIVPIVLMLMVFMNVVIKLIGEEKINGLAQRFSKYSLVRNCILPFLAAFMLGNPASFTLGRFLPEFYKPSFYAALAQYNHTSNGIFPHINAGELFVFLGIASGVETLGLSTTPLAIRYLLVGLVMNAVGAYVTDFTTAYVCKKSGIQLSKTAKVQ; encoded by the coding sequence ATGGACTTTCTAGTTAAAGGTGCAGAAAGCTTTATCGGATTATTTCAATTAGGTGCAAATACATTTATGAGCTGGATGACCGGCATCGTCCCAATCGTCTTGATGCTGATGGTATTCATGAACGTCGTGATCAAGCTGATCGGTGAGGAAAAAATCAACGGCCTCGCACAACGCTTCTCTAAATATTCCTTGGTCAGAAACTGTATCCTGCCTTTCTTGGCAGCCTTCATGTTGGGGAATCCCGCATCATTCACGTTAGGAAGATTTTTGCCGGAGTTCTACAAGCCAAGTTTCTATGCGGCGCTTGCGCAATACAACCATACAAGTAACGGTATTTTCCCACACATCAATGCAGGCGAATTGTTTGTATTCCTAGGAATCGCTTCGGGTGTTGAAACGTTAGGATTGAGCACCACGCCACTGGCTATCCGTTATCTGCTTGTCGGGCTTGTGATGAATGCTGTAGGCGCATATGTAACCGACTTCACAACGGCTTATGTCTGCAAAAAATCTGGCATCCAATTGAGCAAAACAGCGAAAGTTCAATAA
- a CDS encoding transcriptional regulator GutM, translating to MNNMLALGILVVGAFLIQSALGFFQIRHFGNEYNELKADGRVAIGKRAGKLTSGTIIMFQLDEKGVIVRGKKLQGTTILARFKPYNKFNGRLIEAIKAEDPDVLAEIKITRKTIMNAVANYRMFINGEIIPEKELPFKELTKKITNIKFG from the coding sequence ATGAACAATATGCTTGCATTGGGTATTCTGGTTGTCGGCGCTTTTTTGATCCAAAGCGCACTGGGCTTTTTTCAGATCAGACATTTCGGCAATGAATACAACGAACTGAAGGCGGACGGCAGAGTTGCGATAGGCAAACGGGCAGGGAAGCTGACTTCCGGAACGATCATCATGTTCCAACTGGATGAAAAAGGCGTCATCGTCAGAGGAAAAAAGCTGCAAGGGACCACAATCTTGGCCAGGTTCAAACCGTACAACAAGTTCAACGGCAGACTGATCGAAGCCATCAAGGCAGAGGATCCGGATGTGCTGGCTGAAATCAAGATCACCCGCAAAACTATCATGAATGCGGTCGCTAATTACCGGATGTTCATAAACGGAGAAATCATTCCGGAGAAAGAATTGCCATTTAAGGAACTGACCAAAAAAATTACAAACATTAAGTTCGGGTAA
- a CDS encoding PRD domain-containing protein, with product MSTASDREVLLRSLLSNKETDLQSLEEATGKNRYQIKAIISELNDVYEGFLTIRYKDESQAGIVRKEGANIFNTLQYNTHQDFNKVECRVAYLLYRLICTEEYLNIGDLSEEMSVSRSTVNNDLKKLKQLLEKYNAKVVGIPNKGITFQCSEFGTRLVLIYEVFELLQMTFLPDQEIQAALDGLVRDYKLDEQAKELLHKALAVSVHRVSQGHTIASEIPMYKNFEADSANIIAYIQLLQNKFAVALNEHEIAFLAFPINTRNSAYVKGTENAENEEVLRQVVSSMLKTVRDQVMIEIDEEAFFDKVKYHLLFLINRLVFRIPNTDLYLEQIKLKYPLAFELAKISLSELNRLYQLSASADDISYLAVYYALMLDERQANDSTGKSTKDVGIITNLGRGSFELISRQIKEIVGNEMNIVHLNTDSLPKEKLKRFRLLFTTEEISVDTEVPVIKIDRLVSPDDLAQKIYAVEKDQYNIKYLTNEDISYHLINLKGQMGYFDYVEEIMSYLSRRYRLSEDILDRFVEKEERHTMIYENKVAFPHLTDPNINKLVFVLGNITMANRNDAFSLMLFLVTPEQISEQQERILMQVYDFVFKVINDPTLINDLKKVDDAQGLIEMLEKRGTK from the coding sequence ATGTCAACGGCAAGCGATAGAGAAGTTTTGCTGAGAAGTTTACTCTCAAATAAAGAAACAGATCTTCAGAGTCTCGAGGAAGCAACGGGAAAAAATAGATACCAAATCAAAGCGATCATTTCAGAATTGAACGATGTCTACGAAGGGTTCTTAACAATCCGGTACAAGGATGAATCACAAGCAGGCATCGTCAGAAAGGAGGGGGCGAACATATTCAACACACTTCAGTACAATACCCATCAAGACTTCAATAAGGTAGAATGCAGGGTCGCCTATCTGCTGTACCGCTTGATATGCACAGAGGAGTATCTGAATATCGGCGACCTCTCCGAAGAAATGAGCGTAAGCAGGAGTACGGTGAATAATGACCTTAAAAAGCTGAAGCAGCTTTTGGAGAAATACAATGCGAAAGTCGTCGGAATCCCGAACAAAGGCATCACCTTCCAGTGCAGCGAATTCGGCACCCGCTTGGTTCTCATCTATGAAGTCTTCGAGCTGCTGCAGATGACCTTCCTGCCGGACCAAGAAATCCAGGCTGCACTTGACGGACTCGTCCGGGACTACAAGCTGGATGAGCAGGCGAAAGAACTGCTTCATAAGGCGCTGGCCGTAAGCGTTCACCGGGTCTCGCAAGGGCATACGATAGCTTCCGAGATTCCGATGTACAAAAACTTTGAGGCGGATTCGGCGAATATCATCGCCTATATCCAACTGCTGCAAAACAAATTTGCGGTTGCCTTGAATGAGCATGAAATTGCTTTTCTTGCCTTCCCGATCAATACAAGGAACTCCGCTTACGTAAAAGGGACCGAAAACGCCGAAAACGAAGAGGTCCTCAGACAAGTCGTCTCCAGCATGCTGAAGACGGTGCGCGATCAAGTCATGATCGAAATCGATGAAGAAGCCTTCTTCGATAAAGTCAAATACCATCTGCTGTTCTTGATAAACAGGCTGGTCTTCCGGATCCCGAACACGGATCTGTATCTGGAGCAGATCAAGCTCAAGTATCCTTTAGCCTTCGAGCTGGCGAAGATTTCGCTTTCGGAACTGAATCGCCTTTACCAATTGAGCGCCAGCGCGGACGACATCAGCTATCTGGCTGTCTATTACGCACTGATGCTGGACGAAAGGCAAGCGAACGATTCCACAGGGAAAAGCACAAAGGATGTCGGCATCATCACGAACCTTGGGAGAGGGAGTTTTGAGCTGATCAGCAGACAGATCAAAGAGATCGTCGGGAATGAGATGAATATCGTCCACCTCAACACCGATAGCCTGCCGAAAGAAAAACTGAAGCGGTTCCGACTGCTTTTCACAACTGAAGAGATTTCTGTGGACACCGAAGTCCCTGTCATCAAAATCGACAGATTAGTCAGCCCGGACGACTTAGCCCAAAAGATCTATGCGGTGGAAAAAGATCAATACAACATCAAATACCTGACAAACGAGGACATCAGTTATCACCTCATCAATCTAAAAGGCCAGATGGGTTACTTTGATTACGTGGAAGAAATCATGTCCTACCTTTCCAGAAGATACCGTCTGTCCGAAGATATCCTGGACCGGTTCGTGGAAAAAGAAGAAAGACACACAATGATTTATGAGAACAAGGTAGCTTTCCCCCATTTAACCGACCCTAACATCAACAAGTTGGTGTTTGTCCTGGGGAATATTACGATGGCCAACCGCAACGATGCCTTTTCCTTGATGTTATTTCTAGTGACACCCGAGCAAATTTCTGAGCAGCAAGAGAGAATCTTGATGCAGGTATATGATTTTGTCTTTAAGGTCATCAATGATCCAACTCTGATCAATGATCTGAAAAAAGTGGATGATGCACAAGGACTTATTGAGATGCTGGAGAAAAGAGGTACGAAATAG
- a CDS encoding sorbitol-6-phosphate dehydrogenase subunit translates to MANNWLELDGKTVIVTGGNSGIGLHIADHLKQQGANVVVADLSVETGTSVYGKLNVKTDVTSIESIEEMVEKAVEKFGKIDVLVNNAGMNLPRLLVDVYSDERKYEIDEDSFNKMTAVNQKGMVFTTQAVVRNMLKNKVEGTIINISSESGMEGSVGQSIYSATKGATNSYTRSWAKELGKFGIKVVGIAPGINEKTGLTTPAYNEALAYTRNIPVEQLDTGYEKSIPLGRVGKLDEIGYLVAFLSSNKSAYITGTTINITGGKSRG, encoded by the coding sequence ATGGCAAACAACTGGTTGGAATTAGACGGAAAAACGGTTATCGTTACAGGAGGCAATTCAGGCATCGGCTTACACATCGCGGATCACTTGAAACAGCAAGGCGCAAACGTCGTTGTGGCTGATTTGAGTGTTGAAACGGGAACAAGCGTTTATGGTAAACTGAATGTGAAAACAGATGTAACTTCCATCGAGAGCATCGAGGAGATGGTCGAAAAAGCTGTTGAGAAATTTGGCAAAATCGACGTTTTGGTCAATAATGCAGGTATGAACTTGCCGCGTTTATTGGTGGATGTCTACAGTGATGAAAGAAAATACGAAATTGATGAAGATTCATTCAATAAAATGACAGCAGTCAATCAAAAAGGAATGGTATTCACTACCCAAGCTGTCGTCAGAAACATGCTGAAGAACAAAGTGGAAGGCACGATCATCAACATCTCATCCGAATCCGGCATGGAAGGTTCGGTCGGTCAAAGCATCTATTCAGCAACAAAAGGCGCTACGAATTCTTATACGCGTTCGTGGGCAAAAGAACTGGGTAAATTTGGCATCAAAGTCGTCGGCATCGCACCGGGGATCAACGAAAAAACAGGATTGACAACTCCTGCCTACAATGAAGCATTGGCTTACACAAGAAACATACCAGTTGAGCAGTTGGACACAGGCTATGAAAAGAGCATTCCACTGGGACGCGTCGGAAAATTGGATGAAATCGGCTACTTGGTGGCATTCTTATCTTCCAACAAATCCGCTTATATCACTGGGACAACAATCAACATTACAGGCGGAAAATCTAGAGGATAG
- a CDS encoding type II toxin-antitoxin system Phd/YefM family antitoxin translates to MSIVNPSQARKIFYQLLKDVNETHEPVYISGKKEESEAVMVSKKDWDAIQETLYLQSSGVADIIHQREKEREFVALEDIDWDTL, encoded by the coding sequence ATGTCGATCGTAAATCCAAGCCAAGCCCGCAAAATCTTTTATCAATTACTGAAAGATGTCAACGAAACCCATGAACCCGTCTACATATCAGGCAAAAAGGAAGAAAGCGAAGCGGTTATGGTCAGCAAAAAAGATTGGGATGCTATTCAAGAAACGCTGTACCTTCAATCTTCCGGAGTAGCTGATATCATCCACCAGCGTGAAAAAGAACGTGAATTTGTTGCACTGGAGGATATCGATTGGGATACTCTATAA
- a CDS encoding Txe/YoeB family addiction module toxin, whose product MGYSIKIAKSAMKDLKNLKSAHLDQKFIGLMEILKVNPFQNPPPYEKLVGNLNDKYSRRLNIQHRVVYSVDIATKEVIIWSAWTHYER is encoded by the coding sequence TTGGGATACTCTATAAAAATAGCAAAATCCGCTATGAAAGACCTAAAAAATTTAAAATCCGCTCATTTAGATCAAAAATTCATCGGATTGATGGAGATTTTAAAAGTGAACCCTTTTCAGAATCCACCGCCTTATGAAAAATTGGTCGGAAATTTGAATGATAAATATTCACGACGGTTAAATATCCAACATCGGGTAGTCTATTCTGTTGACATTGCCACAAAAGAAGTCATTATCTGGTCTGCTTGGACACATTACGAAAGATAG